Proteins from a single region of Gasterosteus aculeatus chromosome Y, fGasAcu3.hap1.1, whole genome shotgun sequence:
- the LOC120812408 gene encoding histone H2A-like, translating to MSGRGKTGGKARAKAKTRSSRAGLQFPVGRVHRHLRKGNYAQRVGAGAPVYLAAVLEYLTAEILELAGNAARDNKKTRIIPRHLQLAVRNDEELNKLLGGVTIAQGGVLPNIQAVLLPKKTEKPAKK from the coding sequence ATGAGCGGCAGAGGCAAAACCGGCGGCAAAGCCAGAGCGAAGGCCAAGACCCGCTCCTCCCGAGCCGGGCTCCAGTTCCCGGTCGGCCGCGTCCACAGGcatctgcgcaaagggaactacgcgcagcgtgtcggcgcaggagcccccgtctacctggcggccgtgctggagtacctgaccgccgagatcctggagctggccggaaacgccgcccgcgacaacaagaagacccgcatcatcccgcgtcacctgcagctggctgtccgcaacgacgaggagctcaacaagctgctgggcggagtgaccatcgctcagggcggcgtgctgcccaacatccaggcggtgctgctgcccaagaagaccgagaagcccgccaagaagtaG
- the LOC120814770 gene encoding protein NLRC3-like, giving the protein MLLEENILTFVKNELKKIQKVVNSDYPQCSEKEDEEVLDEEQRRSKEAFVKISVHFLRIMKQEELAERLQSRLLPADCQRELKSNLKKKFQCVFEGIAKAGNPTLLNEIYTELYITEGGTAEVNEEHEVRQIETASRKPARPGTTIRREELFEPSAGGEEPIRTVMTKGVAGIGKTVLTQKFTLDWAEDKDHQDIQFTFPFTFRELNVLGEKKFSLVGLVHHFFSETRAAGICRFEEFQVLFIFDGLDECRLPLDFHKNEVLTDVTESASVDVLLTNLIRGKLLPSARLWITTRPAAANQIPPECVGMVTEVRGFTDPQKEKYFRKRFRDEKQASRIISHIKTSRSLHIMCHIPVFCWITATVLGEMKTRERGELPKTLTEMYIHFLVVQSKVKKVKYDGGAETDPHWSPESRKMIESLGKLAFNQLQKGNLIFYESDLTECGIDIRAASVYSGVFTQIFREERGLYQDKVFCFVHLSVQEFLAALHVHLTFFSSGVNLLSEEQPTSLLSRRYIVNPEPKRLYQSAVDEAVQSPNGHLDLFLRFLLGLSQEANQTLLRGLLTQTGSRSQTNQETVQYIKEKISENVSPEKSINLFHCLNELNDGSLVEEIQQSLRSGRLSTDKLSPAQWSALVFILLSSGEDLEVFDLKKYCASEEALLRLLPVVKASNKVLLSDCNLSERSCEALSSVLSSQSSSLRELDLSYNGLQDSGVKLLSAGLESPHCDLETLRMSGCLITEEGCAALVSALSSNPSHLRELDLSYNHPGDSGVKLLSAGLEDPHWRLETLRVEPAGVRWFRPGLRKYSCELTIDPNTVNKYLKLSDNNIKVTRVKEDQSYPDHPDRFDHYCNLLCSTGLTGRCYWEVEWSGRVYVSVSYRRIGRKGDSGDCWFGMNDQSWSLRCSDGYYTVFHNETETRITSSSSSGRVAVYVDCPAGSLSFYRVSSDTLVHLHTFSTTFTGPLYPGFWFWSGSSMSLCSLQEGESPPAGEPSSLLTT; this is encoded by the exons atg ctgctggaagagaacatcctcacttttgtgaagaacgagctgaagaagatccagaaggttgtaaattcagattacccacaatgctcagagaaggaggatgaggaggtgctggatgaagagcagaggaggagcaaagaggCATTTGtaaagatctcagtgcacttcctgaggataatgaagcaggaggagctggctgagcgtctgcagagca gacttcttcctgcagattgtcagcgtgaactaaaatccaacctgaagaagaagttccagtgtgtgtttgaggggatcgctaaagcaggaaacccaacccttctgaatgagatctacacagagctctacatcacagagggggggactgcagaggtcaatgaagaacatgaggtcagacagattgaaacagcatccaggaaaccagccagaccaggaACAACCATCAGACGAGAAGAACTCTTTGAAccttcagctggaggagaggaaccaatcagaacagtgatgactaagggagtggctggcattgggaaaacagtcttaacacagaagttcactctggactgggctgaagacaaagaccaccaagACATACAGTTCAcctttccattcaccttcagagagcttaATGTGCtgggagagaagaagttcagcttggtgggacttgttcatcacttcttcagtgaaaccagagcagcaggaatctgcaggtttgaagagttccaggttctgttcatctttgacggtctggatgagtgtcgacttcctctggacttccacaagaATGAggtcctgactgatgtcacagagtcggcctcagtggatgtgctcctcacaaacctcatcagggggaagctgcttccctctgctcgcctctggataaccacacgacctgcagcagccaatcagatccctcctgagtgtgttggcatggtgacagaggtcagagggttcacagacccccagaaggagaagtacttcaggaagaggttcagagatgagaagcaggccagcaggatcatctctcacatcaagacctcacgaagccttcacatcatgtgccacatcccagtcttctgctggatcactgcaaCAGTTCTGGgggagatgaagaccagagagcgaggagagctgcccaagaccctgactgagatgtacatccacttcctggtggttcagtccaaagtgaagaaggtcaagtacgatggaggagctgagacggatccacactggagtccagagagcaggaagatgatcgagtctctgggaaaactggcctttaatcagctgcagaaaggcaacctgatcttctatgaatccgacctgacagagtgtggcatcgatatcagagcagcctcagtgtactcaggagtgttcactcagatctttagagaggagagaggactgtaccaggacaaggtgttctgcttcgtccatctgagtgttcaggagtttctggctgctcttcatgtccatctgaccttcttcagctctggtgtcaatctgctgtcagaagaacaaccAACCTCCTTGTTGTCTAGACGCTATATAGTCAAccctgaaccaaagcgtctctaccagagtgctgtggacgaggccgtacagagtcctaatggacacctggacttgttcctccgcttcctcctgggtctttcccagGAGGCAAATCAGACTCTCctgcgaggtctgctgacacagacaggaagtcgctcacagaccaatcaggagacagtccagtacatcaaggagaagatcagtgagaatgtgtctccagagaaaagcatcaatctgttccactgtctgaatgaactgaatgatggttctctagtggaggagatccaacagtcccttagatcaggacgtctctccacagataaactgtctcctgctcagtggtcagctctggtcttcatcttactgtcatcaggagaagatctggaggtgtttgacctgaagaaatactgtgcttcagaggaggctcttctgaggctgctgccagtggtcaaagcctccaacaaagttct actgagtgactgtaacctctcagagagaagctgtgaagctctgtcctcagttctcagctcccagtcctctagtctgagagagctggacctgagctacaacggcctgcaggattcaggagtgaagctgctctctgcaggactggagagtccacactgtgacctggagactctcag gatgtcaggctgtctgatcacagaggaaggctgtgctgcTCTTgtctcagctctgagctccaacccctcccatctgagagagctggacctgagctacaatcatccaggagactcaggggtgaagctgctgtctgctggactggaggatccacactggagactggagactctcag ggtggagcctgctggagtccgatggttcagaccaggtctgaggaagt attcctgtgaactcacaatcgacccaaacacagtaaacaaatacctcaaactgtctgacaacaacataaaggtgacacgtgtgaaggaggatcagtcatatcctgatcatccagacagatttgaccacTATTGTAACCTGCTGTGTAgcactggtctgactggtcgctgttactgggaggtcgagtggagtgGAAGAGTTTacgtatcagtgagttacagaagaatcgggaggaaaggagacagtggagactgttggtttggaatgaatgatcagtcctggagtctgagatgctCTGATGGATATTACACTGTCTTTCACAATGAGACAgaaacacgcatcacctcctcctcctcctctggtagagtagcagtgtatgtggactgtcctgctggctctctgtccttctaccgagtctcctctgacacactggtccacctccacaccttcagcaccacattcactggacctctttatcctgggttttggttctggtctggttcctcaatgtctctgtgttctcttcaggagggagagtctcctcctgctggagaaccttcctctctgctcaccacatag